The DNA window GATGTGTCGATACAATCAGtctgaaaatgcatggaatgaaaagtcatgactgcCACATTTTTATGCAAAGAATTTCGCCAATCGCTCTCCGTGAGCTATTACCGAAGGAAGTGTGGGAGCCTTTAATAGAGCTGAGTATCTTTTTCCGTGCGTTAACCTCCACGTCTCTAACAGAGAAAGATATAGAACGTATGAGGCTGGAAATCCCAAAGATACTGTGCAAGCTAGAACGTATTTTTCCGCCAAGCTTTTTTGACTCCATGGAACATCTACCCGTACATCTACCGAtcgaagctatgatggcagggccggttcagtatcgctggatgtaCCCATTTGAAACGTAATGTTACTGAATTTTCTCAATACTGTGTATTAACATGTAATGTTTACTAACTGTGGCATGTGGAATCAGATATTtaagaaaactgaaaaaaagAGTCTCCAATAAAGGGAGGGTAGAAGGAAGCATCAGCAGCGGATACTTGAATGAAGAAACAGCAAAATTTGCAGCTTATTACTTTTCAGAAGGTGACCCAATGATACCTGAGCGGctgcaaagaaatgaagtttgtGACATTAAAATCGACGACGATGTTGACAGACTATCTATTTTCAAGCCTCACGGGCAATCAGTGGGTGCTTGCCGAAAGAGATATCTCGAAGATGCTGAGATTGTTGCTGCTCGGACATATGTTCTGTTGAATtgttcagaaattgaaaattacagagAGTAAGGTTTAATACAGCTGTCAATGTAATTAATAATAACGATTCAGAGTCTAATTATTGATTATTAACTTAAGTATTTTCGAAGGCGAGTTGCGGAGAGGAAACCCCGATATCAGCACCTCGCAAATTGAAGCAAAGTTTCAGAGTGACTTTGCCTACTGGTTTcaacaatatgtaagtattttaaaaattgacttttatGGAGTTCTGAAAGACATAATTGAGTTGGAGTATCCGGCGCTTCCAATGAAGACGACTGTCTTATTTAAATGCGAGTGGTTCGACCCAGCGCACAATTCTGGCACaattagtaacaaaaaatacaacatggtgGATATTAATAACAGAAAGAGATATAATAAGTATGAACCTTTCATCTTAGCCGAACAGGCCGATCAAGTTCATTGCCTACCATATCCGAGTAAAAGAAGGGATAAattaaattggtgggcagtttgcagAATAAAGGCACGATCAGAATTTGACATGCCCGAGGGGATTATCCCGGCCTTTCAAGACGAGACagaagaaaatcctctcatTGTTGCAACAGACGGCAATCCAACATATTTCGCTGATCAAAATGGAGAAGCATAAGAAGATGCGTTGTTTATGCCTCCTGAACAAGAAACAGAAGATGAGTTCAtcgcatcctcatcagacgaagatgaaaGCGAAGAGCTTTAGtagtttagtaatttttttgtattagaTTTTTTCAAACTATAATCAATTTTAGAAGACGATATAAGGCTGAAATtatgtttcttaattttatttaagtgtATACTCGTTgaatttgaattaatatttattagttttatgtttcacgaaacatttcttaatttatataatgtGTTGGTTGGTTGTGGAACATGTAAAATTGACGTATGTACACGTATGAGGGGTCGAGGTCGAGGCACTGGCTCAGGCCGTGGCACAGGCCAAGAACGCGGACGGGGAGACGACCCTGTTGTTGGCGATACCTGACGTTGCTGAGGAGCAGCAACAGCTGGAGGCCGGAGGACCTGTTCAGCCTCGGCAGCAGCGTGAGCCTAGCGAGCCCCCAGCTATTATGGACGACCAGGGCAGGGCGAGGGTTCACCCGGACCCTAGAAAGTTTGATTACTATTTAGTTTTTAATGATATcgtaatatgtaattaatttgtaattaatttttatttaaactaatttatgCTTATCTAATCACAGGACTTTGTTGCTGGACTCAAGGCCGGTTTCTCGTGCCATCAGAGACATTTTTAGGAAGTGCTGGTTTGAGACTGGCTATGCATGGTGCTTTCTGACTGCGGATCAGAGGGATTTCTATTTCCAGGAGTTccaagtaattaaattaaagttaatacATTTAAGTTTTGATTTTCGTGAAAAACTAACTCACAACATATGTTTTTACTGTTGCAGAAATAATTCTGGTGGGATAGTTTGGTCTACAGCGACGAGCTCATCAGACATGTCTTCATGACCC is part of the Mercurialis annua linkage group LG3, ddMerAnnu1.2, whole genome shotgun sequence genome and encodes:
- the LOC126672458 gene encoding uncharacterized protein LOC126672458, with the protein product MRAAKEPVCPGNSKHSPLSAAAKMLDIKCRHSGSVALVDDLTEFIQELLPEDNKMPKNFAEIKKIIRGLGLPVEVIDCCFRNCKIYWATAKHMTLHAEHDMVDGKICHPAFGQNYSSWPVILTPYNLPPGMCMKDEFMFLIVIVPGPRNPKHQMDIFLQPLIADLNQLWEFGVHTFDVHRRQNFQMKAALMWAINDFPAYSMLSGWSTSGRLACPHCMENKDAFTLKGSRKQSWFDCHKRFLPRGHPYRHNTTHFRKGKTVNQEFGQPKTGEELLAEVDNLGFMKAYEIGAEKNNDAKSIDYGWNKKSIFWDLPHWKTNLIRHNLDVMHIEKNVFDNIFNTAMYALDRDGKKALLEWIKLIKFPDGYASNFSRCVDTISLKMHGMKSHDCHIFMQRISPIALRELLPKEVWEPLIELSIFFRALTSTSLTEKDIERMRLEIPKILCKLERIFPPSFFDSMEHLPVHLPIEAMMAGPVQYRWIYLRKLKKRVSNKGRVEGSISSGYLNEETAKFAAYYFSEGDPMIPERLQRNEVCDIKIDDDVDRLSIFKPHGQSVGACRKRYLEDAEIVAARTYVLLNCSEIENYRDIFEGELRRGNPDISTSQIEAKFQSDFAYWFQQYVSILKIDFYGVLKDIIELEYPALPMKTTVLFKCEWFDPAHNSGTISNKKYNMVDINNRKRYNKYEPFILAEQADQVHCLPYPSKRRDKLNWWAVCRIKARSEFDMPEGIIPAFQDETEENPLIVATDGNPTYFADQNGEA